tcttgtattttattcattcattcactcactcattctctaccgcttatccgaactacctcgggtcacggggagcctgtgcctatctcaggcgtcatcgggcatcaaggcaggatacaccctggacggagtgccaacccatcacagggcacacacacacacactctcattcactcacacaatcacacactatggacaattttccagagatgccaatcaacctaccatgcatgtctttggaccggtggaggaaaccggagtacccggaggaaacccctgaggcacggggagaacatgcaaactccacacacacaaggcggaggtgggaatcgaaccctggaggtgtgaggcgaacgtgctaaccactaagccaccgtgcccctgtatTTTATTCAGTTAGCTCTAAATAAgtcaattataataatattgtaacgTATGTTTAAATATCACAGTATTATTTCCAGGCAcatgtgtgtaatatttgtaaGATAACGGAAGCTAATATCGCTAAATTACTAATACATTCACAACTCTGTCACGTTACACATTACTTTAAGTCCAGAAATGACGGTGAGaaggaaaagctccctgagataCCATGAGAAAAGAAGCCTATAGAGAAACCAGCCTCAAGAAGGGAATCTTGTTGGGATGGGATCGTGGGAGTCTTTACTCTTTATACAAATCAAGTTGAAATGATGTTTGTTTAGGACGTCATGGTCATCAAAGCTTGGGCTTAATTTGTTTTCTTGGGCAGGTTTATTTTTAGGGTATCCATGTGGCAGAAACCAAGTAAATCAAGTAGTGTGtaaatttatttacagtgtagaACCTGACCACAAGCTGCCTCACACTTCCAGCATACCATGCTTGTGTTCTTGCTGGTGTTCCTGGGATCCAGGATCTGGATCCAAACCAATTTTAACCAAGATCAATGAACCAGTGAATTAACTGGTCCTAGAAGACCATTGTACAACATGGGATGGTCCTTCTGTAATCTGGTGAACAACTACTCTGAAAATTATTGTCCTGACTGAGGACACACTTGAACCAAATGACCAGCTAAAGATAAAGCAACGTCATGACTTGGATCACATAGGTCTTGGGAGCAGAAAAAGTCCAACATGTGCAAGAGAGTGAGTGGGTCTTCAAGACCAGTGTTAATAACCCTTACATTACAACTGTCTTTACACTAGTTTGTCTTTACAGTGATcccaaagacacacaaagacttGTTCAAAGGTTTTATTGGCTAAACCTGAAAGACATGGCAGACTGACAAATTACATCACTACATAATCTTTTAATTATTGTGAAAATGGTGATGTAAAAAGGAGCACGCTGGTGTTTTTCTGGTTGGTCTTACACGTTCAGATACTTTGCATGGTGCTTGATGTGGTCATCAATGAACGAGAAGACAAAGTAATAGCTGTGGTCATAACCCTGAAGAGGCATCGTGGAAAGAAAGACAGTTAATTGATATACGGGTCTATTTATGTGTACATCTCTACAGAAACTGTAGTCTTGTTTACTCAAACGATTAGCAGCATGCAACAAGAAAATGGTCAAATGATCTTTAGCTCTAATTTAGTTTAGCACAAGACACCATTCTATGGGCCACACTAGCATTTAGAAATCTTTCCCCGAACGTTTTATAGTTCAAATTTAGGAtggacaaaaaaattacaatagaacaataaaacattaaaggtggggtctccgttgtttgaaagccaatgttgacatttgaaatcaccaaaacaaacacgcccctaacccaaataggtcccatccctgtatcgatagctccgcccacacatacatacgtaacccaggcatctaacagaaagaaacgtgtctttatcatagctgaagtgaagaacaatacgattgtagataaacaaacaagcaaaaatgacacacaagcataatcatgtaaaggacaaagacatatattagttctgtgtaacaaaacaaaaccaacgttactcacctatcgagaaggaaaaaagcgcctcggcgtcttaagtaaagttggtcacatattcacagattggagtttcccgagtcaataactcctgagctaaacgctgttactacacaaaacacggttgtagctgcgtctctacattactacgatagaaaagaggtgttatttgtgtagtaacagcgtttagctcaggagttattgactcaggaaactccaatctgtgaatatgtgaccaacttcctgctccttcagttctctccagcgctggaaagctgatcctatattaacacgtcctacttcttaccttatcgtaagtctttcttctctttctttctttgtttttatcctccatgtcaatgttaaaaccgctttctgctaatgtcacacatgcgcactgaacactctctccacccatattgacaagacacgcccctttctgctcattggctacacgtttgttttgatttttgtttagtttgtcgtcccgacgcagttttctgaagcatttctcaaacatcggagaccccacctttaagctgattagataactacaTGAAGGTGCAGGTGTTCATGATAAAGTGGACCCTATAAAGTGGATCTGCACTCATTTCTATGTAACTTTGTTGaacaagtgatttttttttttgtctgcatcTGGCAATCACACACTTCTTTGTGTCACCACTGAGGCTCCACTGACCTGCTGAAGTCGAAACACGACGGGGATTTTCTTTTCTGAACAGGCAGCGATGAGATTATCAGGAAGCAGCTGACTGGCCGACAGAAACTGGTCATCACGGCCCTGATCGATCAAAATGTCCAATTCAGGCCCAGAGTACGAGGCGGCCAACACTGTGGCATCGTATGCCTAAAACAAGGTAGCGTGAAAAGTCAATGAATGTGAACCAAAATTCAACTCAAATCAGTGTCCTGAGTAAATGACTTCAGAGTTTTAATGTGCTGAAGGTTAAGACAAACCGACGTAAAATAAACCGAAGGAAACTTTCCTGTCAAAATTACAAACAGATCAGAAATGCTGATGCTTGTGTACATATGATCATTACCTGTAACATGAAAAGAACATTCTAAAGCCAGCACTTTATATAGTGACACCCATAAAAGGTCAAGTTTATACAGGGCTGAAGAACACATCACATACTGTTCCCTTCTCTTTACCTCCCAGGTGGACTTTTCAGCTCCCAGGTAGCCGGAAAAAGCCTTTTGTCCCCAAGCGCACTGCATTGGGTTACAGACTGGGGCAAAAGCAGAAACAgcctaaaaaaaattttataaacGTTTAAATGCAGTATTTGGTTcttaataaatcaaaaacaaGTCAGGTATAAAAACCTGGACCTAATGTGGTCTGTAAGTGCAAGTTTCAGGAATAAAAAGCcttagagtttaaaaaaaaaagaaggtagaATTGTACTTAATGTTTGGAGACTCGAACTAGAGAAGTCTGTAGAATTAATTTGTCGTCCTGTGGAATTTTGCAACAAAAGAAAAGCTGCTGTTAAAATCCTACCTTGTACTTCCCAGGATTCTTCAGAGCACAGATGAGAGCACCGTGGCCACCCATAGAATGGCCTGAGATGGACATCTTCTCCGGATCAACAGGGAAGTTAGAGTTTATTAAACGCggcagctgagagagagagagagagagagagagagagagagacagagagaaagtgtgtgtgagaaagagagagagagacagagagagagtgtgtgtgagtgagagagagagtgtgtgtttgtgagagagagagagagagagagagagagagacagagagagagagtgtgtgtgtgtgtgagagagagagagagagagagtgtgtgtgtgagagagagagagacagagagagagacagagagagagagagtgtgtgtgtgtgagagagagacagagagagagagagtgtgtgtgtgtgtgtgtgagagagagagagtgtgtgtgtgagtgagacagagagacagagagagagagagagagagagagagagtgtgtgtgtgtgtgtgtgtgagtgagacagagagagagacagagagagacagagagagagagagagtgtgtgtgtatgtgtgtgtgtgtgtgagtgagacagagagacagagacagagagagagagagagagagagagagagagagtgtacagTATGATCACTGAGGTGAAGCTCAGTGTGTAGTGAAGGCAGATCAGTCACATGCTAATGCTAGTTTGTAGTTAGACTAGAGAACAGCGCGTGATTGTACTCACCTCCTCAGTGACATAAGAATACATGCGATAGTTGGTTTTCCATGGATCCTGTGTAGCATCGACATAGAAACCGGCTCCTGTTCCGAAATCCCAGCTTTCATCTTCTCCTTCAATATTGCAGCCGCCTAATGGGACGAAAGACCTTAATGATCAAACCTCTAGTAACAATGTGTGGAAATATTTGCATAAGCCAAATCACATAAAAAACATGAgacctaatgtgtgtgtgtctgagtgtgtgtgtgtctaagtgtgtgtctgtgtgtctgagtgtgtgtgtgtgtgtgtgtgtgtgtgtgtgtctgagtgtgtgtgtgtctaagtgtgtgtctgtgtgtctgagtgtgtgtgtgtctgtctgagtgtgtgtgtgtctaagtgtgtgtctgtgtgtgtatgtgtctgagtgtgtgtcttagtgtgtgtctgtgtgtgtgtgtgtctgagtgtgtgtgtgtctaagtgtgtgtctgtgtgtgtgtctgagtgtgtgtgtgtctaagtgtgtgtatgtgtctaagtgtgtgtatgtgtctgagtgtgtgtgtgtcagtgtgtgtgtgtctgaatgtgtatgagtgtgtgtgtgtgtctgagtgtgtgtgtgtgtctgagtgtgtgtgtgtctgtgtgtgtatgtgtctgagtgtgtgtctgtgtgtctgaatgtgtgtctaagtgtgtgtctgagtgtgtgtgtgtctgaatgtgtatgtgtctaagtgtgtgtgtctgaatgtgtgtgtctaagtgtgtgtgtgtctgagtgtgtgtctgtgtgtgtctgagtgcgtgtgtctgaatgtgtgtgtctaagtgtgtgtctaagtgtgtgtgtgtgtctaagtgtgtgtgaatctgcCTTTCACTCACGTGGGCTTGTATCCGGGGCAACGATGATGATGCCGTGCTCTGAAGCAGCTTTTTGGCTTCCTGATTTGGTGATGAAATTATTCTCAGTACACGTTAGTCCtgtaacacagaaacacacacacacacacacacacacacacacacacacacacacacttgtcttacTCTCCTTTCCTTTGCCTAATTAACAATCCAGCCAAAGTATAAAACTCagttaatttttgttttgtaaatatgtcagatattcctatccttgtggggacatttaaAATACCGGACAGCCAATACAGCACTGGGCATTTTCCACTTTCAGCTTTTGGAGGAAGATAGATGCCAAATTTCATCTTGCACTTTAGTTCTGAGCTGAAAAGAAATGGGAAGGGAACAGAATAAATGAGTGAAGCTGCAGCACATTTCCTCACCCAGCATGATGGCAGTTTCAGTCCTTATATAtgtctgagtatgtgtgtgtctgtgtgtgtgtctgtgtgtgtgtgtgtctgtgtgtgtctgagtgtgtatgtgtctaagtgtgtgtctgagtgtgtgtgtgtgtatctgaatgtgtatgtgtctgagtgtgtgtgtgtctgagcattTCCTCACCCAGCATGATGGCAGTTTCAGTCCTTATATATgtctgaatatgtgtgtgtctgtgtgtgtgtctgtgtgtgtctgtgtgtgtctgagtgtgtatgtgtctaagtgtgtgtctgagtgtgtgtgtgtatctgaatgtgtatgtgtgagtgtgtgtgtgtctgaacatTTCCTCACCCAGCATGATGGCAGTTTCAGTCCTTATATATGTCTGagtacgtgtgtctgtgtgtctgagtgtgtgtgtgtgtctgagtgtgtctgaatgtgtatgtgtccaagtgtgtgtctgagtgtgtgcgtctgaatgtgtgtctctgtgtctgagtgtgtgtctctgagtgtgtgtgtctgagtgtgtgtgtgtgtgtgtgtctgagtgtgtgtgtgtctgtctgtgtgtgtgtctgtctgtgtgtgtgtctgaacgtgtgtccgtctgtgtgtgtgtctgaatgtgtgtgtctaagtgtgtgtctgagtgtgtgtgtgtgtgtctgaatgtgtgtgtctaagtgtgtgtctaagtgtgtctGAACATTTCCTCACCCAGCGTGATGGCAGTTTCAGTCCTTATATATgtctgagtatatgtgtgtctgtgtgtgtctgagtgtgtgtgtctaaatgtgtgtctgtctgtgtgtgtgtgtgtctgagtgtgtgtgtgtctgagtgtgtgtgtgtgtctgaatgtgtatgtgtctaagtgtgtgtctgtcagtgtgtgtgtgtctgaacgtgtgtctgtctgtgtgtgtgtgtctgaatgtgtgtgtctaagtgtgtgtctgtgtgtgtgtctgtgtctaaatgtgtgtctgtctgtgtgtgtgtgtctgagcattTCCTCACCCAGCATGATGGCAGTTTCAGTCCTTATATAtgtctgagtatgtgtgtgtctgtgtgtgtatttgtctaagtgtgtgtctgagtgtgtgtgtgtatctgaatgtgtatgtgtgagtgtgtgtgtgtctgaacatTTCCTCACCCAGCATGATGGCAGTTTCAGTCCTTATATATGTctgagtatgtgtgtctgtgtgtctgagtgtgtgtgtgtgtctgagtgtgtctgaatgtgtatgtgtccaagtgtgtgtctgagtgtgtgcgtctgaatgtgtgtctctgtgtctgagtgtgtgtctctgagtgtgtgtgtctgagtgtgtgtgtgtgtgtgtgtctgagtgtgtgtgtgtctgtctgtgtgtgtgtctgaacgtgtgtctgtctgtgtgtgtgtctgaatgtgtgtgtctaagtgtgtctgagtgtgtgtgtgtctgaatgtgtgtgtctaagtgtgtgtctaagtgtgtgtgtgtgtctgaacatTTCCTCACCCAGCGTGATGGCAGTTTCAGTCCTTATATATgtctgagtatatgtgtgtctgtgtgtgtgtctgagtgtgtgtgtctaaatgtgtgtctgtctgtgtgtgtgtgtctgagtgtgtgtgtgtctgagtgtgtgtgtgtgtctgaatgtgtatgtgtctaagtgtgtgtctgtcagtgtgtgtgtgtctgaacgtgtgtctgtctgtgtgtgtgtgtctgaatgtgtgtgtctaagtgtgtgtctgtgtgtgtgtctgtgtgtctgagtgtgtgtgtctaaatgtgtgtctgtctgtgtgtgtgtgtctgaacatTTCCTCACCCAGCGTGATGGCAGTTTCAGTCCTTATATATGTctgagtatgtgtgtctgtgtgtctgagtgtgtgtgtgtctgagtgtgtctgaatgtgtatgtgtctaagtgtgtgtctgaatgtgtgtgtctgagtgtgtgtgtgtgtgtgtgtctgaatgtgtgtgtctaaatgtgtgtctgtctgtgtgtgtgtgtgtgtctgaacatTTCCTCACCCAGCGTGATGGCAGTTTCAGTCCTTATATGTCtgagtacgtgtgtgtctgtgtgtgtgtgtctaaatgtgtgtctgtctgtgtgtgtgtgtctgagtgtgtgtgtctaaatgtgtgtctgtctgtgtgtgtgtgtctgaacatTTCCTCACCCAGCGTGATGGCAGTTTCAGTCCTTATAtgtctgagtatgtgtgtgtctgtgtgtgtgtctgtgtgtgtgtttgtgagtaattTCCAAACAACTGATAATTTGTAGAACTTATTAGAAAcaactgtatgtaaatataaatcagtGGGATAACAAAGGCAATGTTCAGGAAGGAGAAACTAAATAACTCACTGTATAAAGTGACACGTTACCTGTCGTGCTCAAATACTCTCTGGAATCCACCGCAGCACTTATTAGACGACACCTGCTTTAACGCCATGACCTGCTTTAATcagaacaaacacatttataagataattaataataaattattattattattttttctttcacttattATTTCATGCATATTCTGTCACTGCTGGGGATGTTTACACTTGTGCACTTAACAGACCACACCTACAAAAATAGTCTACTAATATACACTTAGTGCACTACACCCTTACTGCACTATACACCACAcccttactgcactacacacatacacactacacacatactgcactacacacatacacactacacacatacagcactacacacatacacactgcactacacacatacacacttactgcactacacaccacacccttactgcactacacacatacacactacacacatacagcactacacacatacagcactacacacatacacacttactgcactacacacatacacactgcactacacacataatgcactacacacatacagacttaCTGCACacttactgcactacacacatacacacatactgcactacacacaacacacatacacacttactgcactacacacatacacactgcactacacacataatgcactacacacatacagacttaCTGCACacttactgcactacacacatacacacatactgcactacacacaacacacatacacacttactgcactacacacatacacactacactacacacatacacacttactgcacacacacataatgcactacacactacacacttactgcactacacacatacacacatactgcactacacacatacacacttactgcactacacacatactgcactacacacatacacacttactgcactacacacatacacacttactgcactacacacatacactacacacatacacacttactgcacacacacataatgcactacacactacacacttactgcactacacacatacacacatactgcactacacacatacacacttactgcactacacacatactgcactacacacatacacacttactgcacacacataatgcactacacactacacacatacacacatactgcactacacacaacacgcaTGCACacttactgcactacacacatacacactacactacacacacactacactacacacacacacaacactacactacactacacacatgcacactacactacactacacacatacacactacacacatacacactacactacacacacacaacactacactacactacactacactacactacacacatacacactacactacacacatacacactacactacactacacacatacacactacactacactacactacacacatacacactacactacacacaacactacactacactacactacacacatacacactacactacactacacacacacaacactacactacacacacacaacacaacactacactacacacatacacactacactacactacacacatacacactacactacactacacacacacaacactacactacactacactacactacactacacacatacacactacacaacaccgcTGTAAAGTTACAATATAAGACACAAATCAACATCCAGGTTTTAGATCACCTGAAATCTCTAACTATACAATAATAACAGCAGGTAAAATGAAGTTATAATCGTTATTTGCAGGAAGTGAAACGTAATGATTTCAGCTCGCGTTATGTCACTAATTTACCACAGACTCTTACTGTAACACACGAACATTAACAGCGaccttttgttattttgttcctAACAAACTTTCTGTGTAAAACAGATTGTTCACTTCTGCAGATCCTTCAGCAGGCTTCAGAGTTCCTCACTAACGTCACGACGTCACGTCACGGCGTGTTTACGTCACCGCCACGCAGCCGCCCTATCAGCCACTGTAGTAACCACTGACTGAATGTAAACCACGTGTCAGACCTAATATTACACATGAACATGTATTTATACCTAATTACATATACATCACAATCAAAATACAGACCGCATAACAGTTTACTGATTTAAAAATGGGGGATTTAGCAGTTTAATGCTAAAATTAATGCTAAAATATAACAACTGATATAAATATGAGGAAACCTGACCTCAAACCCATATGTGACCCATGGGCTTGAACTAATATTTATTCaccttttgcatttataaataaGCGCCACTCTTTTGCGAAGGCTTTGCAGTAGTTGTTGGAGCGTGATGTAGGATTAGTGTTTGTTCTACATGAGCATAAGTGAGATTGGGAACTAATTTTAGGATGTGACGAAGGTCTGGTGTGCAGTTGGTGTTCCATTTCATCCAAAATAATCTCTGATCCAGTTTATACCCTTTTGGGATCACAGGATTGGTCTTGCTGCAAATAAAAAGCCCACTGGATGTTGCTGCAGGTGTCTGAATGCTTCAACGATCCTGAAGACAAACTTTGAGCTAAGATTAGATGGAATACTCTTCGGTGTTCATATATTTGTTAAGACtatgatttaatatttagaataattTTGTTGATTCTGTTATTGAAACTACTGACGTACTGTTCATTCATTATACAAACAATGCATCTGTTTATCCACAGACTGTTTATGACTCAGTGTAAGTTGTGATGACATACAGTCATGACATACACATCAATCAGCTGCTTGAAGACTAGAGATAAACTGCTGGACAGGACCAAGATGgtatttttaacaataaaccACAAAAAAGTTGGGCTTCTCTTTCTTACATTcacttcaataataaaaataaataaatatgtaatatatacttattgagcactttattgtaaatatatctgtattataaagatacacacattatatgcatatatatttatatatgtattgaACTACAAGTATATTGTACTGAGAAACTGAGAGGACGGTATGGGCACATGTGAactgtggtgctgtggcttagCTGGTGAAAATGCCTGTCTTgtaaacaggagatcctgggttcaaatcccTGCAATGCCTGACTTGTCTGGGTAGGCAGAGGAAAAGCCCTTTAACCCCATTATGCCAGCAAGATGGCCCCTGAGCAACAATGCACTGTAAATTTCAGGGTCTCAGGCATTGCACTGATGAGATTAAAAGCTTGTATGTTCAAGTCTTGTCTCCTGATATCCACAGAGTAGCAGGCGTCTCATGAACGGTCGTGTTAAATGCTGTCCATGAATTTGATCGAAGCTGAGAAGACACACCAAGTCCAAATCATTTTTCAGGCTCTGTGGTGCGTTGGACTTCTAGGATCGTTGTTGAGGATattcaaaggttgtgggtttgagtcccACTGGGGTCGCCTCATTTGGGTGTTGACTTATGGGTTATGTGCCTGAAAGCATAACGTATGGGTTATGTGCCTGAAAGCAGTTCCATGGTGAGGAATGCTGTGGAGCTCTCCATACCCTTGGATTTAAAAGGAACCTTGTCGTGGATAGATTTGTTACAAAAATGGCCAGGGATAAGatctgtgtttgtgattgatTGTATGTCAAGAACCTGAGCAAGATCTATGGTAGGAGAATCGTTCAGACAAACATGCATGCTTTTGCAGGATGAGTAGTACAGCTGTTGTACAATCTTGTCGTACAGAATGTGCaatcattcattcgttcattcattcattcattttctacagcttatctgaactacctcggtcacggggagcctgtgcctatctcagtcgtcatcgggcatcaaggcaggatacaccatggacggagtgccagacCATCAcaaggcgcacacacacacttgcatttTACATATGGCAGGTTTAATGCTCAGACACACTATCACAGATGATATTATGGCCAAGTGTGATTGCTGTTGTGCCGTGGCTTAGTTGGTGAGAGCGCCTGTCTAGTAAACAAGAGATCCTGGGTTCCAATCCCAGCAGTGCCTGGCTTGTCTGGGTAGGCAGAGGAAATCCCTTTGCCAGCAAGTTGGCCCCTGAGCAACAATGCACTGTAAATTTCAGGGTCTTAGGCATAGCTGTGATGAGGTTAAAAGCTTGTATGTTCATCACAGATGATAGTATGGGACAATATTTTGGAcctgtggtgctgtggcttagttggtgAAAGTGCCTGTCTTGTAAACAGGCGGtcctgggttcaaatcccagcagtgcctGACTTGTCTGGGTATGTAGTAGCAATGCCTTTATTATACTCTGAGACAAAACACCAGCCCAGCAAGATGGCCTCTGAGCAACAATGCACTGTAAATTTCAGTATCCTAGGCACTTGCATGTTCATCACAGATGATAGTAGGGGAAGCAGCTTCTGCCCTGCGGTGCTGTGGCTTAGCTGGTGAAAGCGCCTGTCtagtaaacaggagatcctgggttcaaatcccagcagcaCCTGACTTGTCTGGGTATGTAGAAGCAATGCCTTTATTATACTCTGAGACAAAACACCAGCCCAGCAAGATGGCCTCTGAGCAACAATGCACTGTAAATTTCAGTATCCTAGGCACTTGCATGTTCATCACAGATGATAGTGGTGGAAGCAGCTTCTGCTCTGCGGTGCTGTGGCTTAGCTGGTGAAAGCGCCTGTCtagtaaacaggagatcctgggttcaaatcccagcagcaCCTGACTTGTCTGGGTATGTAGAAGCAATGCCTTTATTATACTCTGAGACAAAACTCCAGCCCAGTAAGATGGCCTCTGAGCAACAATGCACTGTAAATTTCAGTATCCTAGGCAGTGCAgtaatgagaataaaagattgcatGTTCAAGTCTTGTCTCCTGATATCCACAGAGTAGCAGGCGTCTAATGAACGGTCCATGAATTTGATCGAAGCTGAGAAGACACACCAAGTCCAAGTCACTTTTTCAGgctcagttctaggacctctgcttttctcgatatacatgcttccattagggaacattattagaagacatgggatcagtttccattgttatgctgatgacacacagttatatatctcatcagaaccagatgaaataactaaattgtccaaattaactcaatgccttagagagataaaagactggatgagctgtaattttctgttgttaaactctgataagacagaaatactacttataggcccaaaaaccagtacacagaaactctcacaatttaacttccaattagagggatgtactgttactggtagctcgacagtgaaagacctgggtgtttattagacagcaacttgtcttttgaaaatcatgtcgcccaaaccacaaaaacagccttctttcaccttagaaatattgccaagctgagaaacatcctgtctgtatctgatgctgagaagctagttcatgctttcatgacctctagactggactattgtaatgcattactaggtggttgtcctgcatctttaataaataggctacagttagtccaaaatgcagctgccagagttctcactaggacaagaaagtatgaccatataaccccaattttatcatctctacactggctacctgttaagtttagaattgattacaaactgctgctacttacgtacaaggctcttaatggtttagctcccatgtatctaactagtcttctaacacgttacaatccttcacgctctctgagatcacaaaactcaggacttctggtagttcccagaatatctaagtctactaaaggtggtagagcgttttcttatttagctcccaaactttggaatagtcttcctgatagtgttcggggctcagacacactttcccagtttaaatgtagattaaaaactcatctctttagtcaggcgtacacataatacatc
The genomic region above belongs to Tachysurus vachellii isolate PV-2020 chromosome 8, HZAU_Pvac_v1, whole genome shotgun sequence and contains:
- the esd gene encoding S-formylglutathione hydrolase; the protein is MALKQVSSNKCCGGFQRVFEHDSSELKCKMKFGIYLPPKAESGKCPVLYWLSGLTCTENNFITKSGSQKAASEHGIIIVAPDTSPRGCNIEGEDESWDFGTGAGFYVDATQDPWKTNYRMYSYVTEELPRLINSNFPVDPEKMSISGHSMGGHGALICALKNPGKYKAVSAFAPVCNPMQCAWGQKAFSGYLGAEKSTWEAYDATVLAASYSGPELDILIDQGRDDQFLSASQLLPDNLIAACSEKKIPVVFRLQQGYDHSYYFVFSFIDDHIKHHAKYLNV